A genome region from Bradyrhizobium commune includes the following:
- a CDS encoding GNAT family N-acetyltransferase, with protein sequence MSKPHWRRAHAADLPAINAIAARIHPDLPERPEVFAEKMRLSPDGCLVLDAENEIAGYGLSHPWMQYQIPPLDGLLGKLPDAADCLYVHDVAVLPDGRGGTARAYVAAIVSSARSSDIATLALVSVYATRPLWERLGFRAVTADAALRAKLASYGDNATYMLRDLAGM encoded by the coding sequence ATGAGCAAGCCGCACTGGCGCCGCGCACACGCCGCCGACCTGCCCGCGATCAACGCGATCGCGGCGCGAATTCATCCCGACCTGCCCGAGCGTCCAGAAGTCTTCGCGGAGAAGATGCGGCTCTCTCCGGATGGCTGTCTCGTGCTTGACGCGGAGAATGAGATCGCAGGCTACGGCCTCTCGCATCCCTGGATGCAGTATCAGATCCCGCCGCTCGATGGCTTGCTGGGAAAATTGCCTGATGCTGCGGACTGTCTCTATGTGCACGACGTCGCCGTGCTGCCCGATGGTCGCGGCGGCACGGCGCGCGCTTATGTCGCGGCGATCGTGAGCTCCGCGCGATCATCCGATATCGCGACGCTTGCGCTGGTCTCGGTCTACGCCACGCGACCGCTGTGGGAGCGTCTCGGCTTTCGCGCCGTGACGGCGGATGCGGCGCTGCGCGCCAAGCTCGCATCCTATGGCGACAACGCGACTTACATGCTGCGCGATCTCGCAGGCATGTAG